One part of the Marinobacter sp. M3C genome encodes these proteins:
- a CDS encoding GNAT family N-acetyltransferase has translation MTSTPDSPSTRALQLLRAELRHAGERRLVLFEGSRSAALNWLSAELPFLSANQGLWVSTKADSPLPALHVATPAQARTWLGRELDLLVWDGFSGNPPDGLAALAGTLTAGGLWFWLMPPLVQWATFADPDYARTGLDQASEHPFAGRLAKILCDAPDVIRLDVSGDERASATINSELGRVQGELSRRRLATAFCVSGGPEQDQLVQALVRFGLGRRRRPLVVTADRGRGKSAALGLAAAELLLQGRQRVLLTAPSAKQVSTVMAHARERLGAQLQSQSATELTTTSGASLTFLLPQQLLADKPAAEVVMVDEAAAIAAPLLQRILLGWPRVAFATTVHGYEGAGRGFAVRFREQLDQHTPHWQERTLSPPVRWAASDPLEPLVFRLFLLAAQSPSNTQQQTPDPSPVLEVERWQPAQATENDLVEAFGLLVDAHYRTTPADLRQWLDDPAAVSWRARTNGRTVGLLWAQGEGEFSAPLAQQVSLGQRRLRGHLLAQSLALHAGLPQAARQRSLRVTRIAVAAPQRRSGIGQRLIAAAQAYAKADGFDYIGSSFGGTPALLAFWQRQGLQPVRLGFSQEASSGEYPLQAVCGLSAAGERLVQDLQQRLGRHWLVLASRQWGQCQPELMAAVMRSLPAGPQLDAEDSRDLRYFAAGHRGFELTLPALQILSRCAGAADWLAALQPAQCALWCRSVVQGRSWAELQRENLCSGQRDAEQQLRFMVAGWCCYHPRHADGVLIDRI, from the coding sequence ATGACGTCTACACCGGATTCACCCAGCACCCGCGCATTGCAGCTTCTGCGGGCTGAACTGCGGCACGCCGGGGAGCGTAGGCTGGTGCTGTTTGAGGGCAGCCGCAGCGCAGCATTGAACTGGTTGTCGGCAGAACTGCCATTTCTGAGTGCAAATCAGGGCTTGTGGGTTAGCACCAAGGCCGACAGCCCTCTGCCGGCCTTGCACGTAGCGACACCGGCGCAAGCAAGAACGTGGCTGGGGCGTGAGCTAGACCTGCTGGTGTGGGACGGCTTCAGTGGCAACCCGCCTGACGGGCTGGCGGCGCTGGCTGGCACATTAACGGCGGGCGGCCTGTGGTTCTGGCTGATGCCGCCGCTGGTGCAATGGGCCACATTTGCTGACCCGGACTACGCCCGCACCGGCCTTGATCAAGCCAGCGAACACCCCTTCGCTGGGCGCTTGGCGAAGATACTGTGTGATGCGCCAGACGTCATTCGGCTGGATGTGAGTGGGGATGAGCGGGCGAGCGCCACCATAAACTCAGAACTGGGCCGTGTGCAGGGTGAATTAAGTCGTCGCCGACTTGCAACGGCTTTCTGCGTTAGCGGCGGGCCCGAGCAGGACCAGCTAGTGCAGGCACTGGTGCGCTTTGGCTTGGGGCGCCGGCGCCGTCCGCTGGTGGTTACCGCCGATCGCGGCCGCGGCAAATCGGCGGCTTTAGGCTTGGCAGCGGCGGAATTGCTGTTGCAGGGCCGCCAGCGAGTATTGCTGACTGCGCCTTCGGCCAAACAGGTGTCCACTGTTATGGCCCACGCCCGTGAGCGCCTGGGAGCTCAACTGCAAAGTCAATCGGCTACTGAATTGACCACCACCAGCGGCGCCAGCCTGACATTTTTATTGCCGCAACAGCTACTGGCGGACAAACCTGCCGCAGAAGTTGTGATGGTAGACGAAGCCGCCGCCATAGCCGCGCCGCTGTTGCAGCGTATTTTGCTGGGCTGGCCCAGGGTGGCCTTTGCCACCACCGTTCACGGTTACGAAGGCGCCGGGCGGGGATTTGCGGTGCGCTTTCGCGAACAGTTGGACCAACACACGCCGCACTGGCAAGAGCGTACTCTTTCGCCGCCGGTGCGATGGGCCGCCAGTGACCCTTTGGAACCGCTGGTTTTTCGCTTGTTCTTGTTGGCGGCACAGAGCCCGAGTAATACACAGCAGCAGACTCCTGACCCCTCGCCGGTGTTGGAGGTAGAGCGCTGGCAGCCGGCTCAGGCAACAGAAAACGACTTGGTGGAAGCTTTTGGGCTATTGGTGGACGCTCATTACCGCACTACGCCTGCCGACCTGCGCCAGTGGTTGGATGACCCCGCAGCCGTCAGCTGGCGCGCTCGCACGAATGGGCGCACGGTGGGATTGTTGTGGGCTCAGGGCGAAGGCGAATTTTCAGCGCCCTTAGCGCAGCAGGTCAGCCTTGGGCAGCGCCGGCTGCGCGGGCACTTGTTGGCACAGTCGCTGGCGTTGCACGCGGGCCTGCCTCAAGCGGCCCGGCAGCGCAGTTTACGGGTAACACGAATTGCGGTGGCGGCCCCGCAGCGGCGCAGCGGTATTGGCCAACGCTTAATAGCGGCCGCCCAGGCCTATGCCAAAGCGGATGGCTTTGATTATATCGGCAGCAGCTTTGGTGGCACGCCTGCGCTCTTGGCTTTTTGGCAGCGCCAGGGGTTGCAGCCGGTGCGTTTGGGCTTTAGCCAGGAAGCCAGCAGTGGTGAATATCCGTTACAGGCTGTGTGCGGGCTCAGTGCAGCAGGCGAGCGCTTGGTGCAGGATTTACAGCAGCGCCTGGGCCGACACTGGTTGGTGCTGGCCAGTCGCCAATGGGGCCAATGTCAGCCGGAACTGATGGCCGCCGTAATGCGCAGCCTGCCAGCCGGCCCGCAACTGGATGCCGAGGACTCTCGCGATTTGCGGTATTTTGCCGCCGGTCATCGTGGCTTTGAGCTGACCCTGCCGGCGCTACAGATTCTTAGCCGCTGCGCCGGCGCCGCAGACTGGCTGGCCGCATTACAGCCCGCGCAGTGCGCGCTTTGGTGCCGCTCTGTGGTGCAGGGCCGAAGTTGGGCTGAACTTCAGCGCGAGAATCTGTGCAGCGGCCAGCGCGATGCCGAACAGCAACTTAGGTTTATGGTCGCAGGCTGGTGCTGTTATCATCCGCGACATGCAGATGGCGTCTTGATCGATCGCATTTGA
- a CDS encoding cytochrome c: MKLKHFAVAGLFAMSAALPMMASAGDVAAGKAKAVVCGACHGQNGVALIPMYPNLAGQHEMYLVSSLKAYRSKERNGGMAAIMQGQAMALSDDDIANLAAYFASLPAGGK; the protein is encoded by the coding sequence ATGAAATTGAAGCACTTTGCTGTTGCAGGTCTTTTTGCAATGAGTGCCGCGCTGCCGATGATGGCCAGTGCGGGAGATGTGGCCGCTGGTAAGGCCAAAGCGGTCGTGTGCGGCGCCTGCCATGGTCAGAACGGTGTTGCGTTAATCCCGATGTATCCGAATCTGGCGGGCCAGCACGAGATGTATTTGGTGTCGTCGTTGAAGGCCTACAGAAGCAAGGAACGAAATGGCGGCATGGCGGCCATTATGCAGGGCCAGGCAATGGCACTGAGTGATGACGATATTGCCAACCTGGCGGCGTACTTTGCCAGTCTGCCTGCAGGCGGCAAATAA
- the ppnN gene encoding nucleotide 5'-monophosphate nucleosidase PpnN: protein MNEPTINALVSPEGSLEILSNHEVNRLKDRSEGGLYKLFRQCALAVLNTGAVTDDCQDLMTAHSDFEVRLVPQPRGLKLELINAPHHAFVDNEMLRANREHLFSVLRDIVYTHSSPLFTEAKRHPRPEDLTNMVFHILRNARVLQPGRQPDMVVCWGGHSISHEEYQYSKEVGHQLGLRELSICTGCGPGAMKGPMKGATIGHAKQRVKDGRYIGITEPGIIGAEAPNPIVNELVIMPDIEKRLEAFVRLGHGVIVFPGGVGTAEEILYLLGILLHPDNADIPFPVVFTGRRENADYFEMIDKFIRNALGDDAAKRYEIIIDDPVRVARTMKLGMQEVETFRRAMQDAYYFNWTLKIDPVFQLPFEPDHANMRALALHRDQPVHMIAANLRKAFSGIVAGNVKEEGVRKVQAHGPFEIAGDPSLIQPLEAMLEQFVAQNRMKLPGTSAYRPSYRIINRA from the coding sequence ATGAATGAACCCACCATCAACGCGTTGGTGTCGCCCGAAGGCAGCTTGGAAATTCTGTCTAATCATGAAGTGAACCGTTTGAAAGACCGCAGCGAAGGCGGCCTTTACAAGCTATTCCGCCAGTGCGCGCTGGCGGTGCTGAATACCGGCGCGGTTACCGACGATTGCCAGGACTTGATGACGGCCCACAGCGATTTTGAGGTGCGCCTGGTGCCGCAACCCCGCGGCCTGAAGCTGGAACTGATCAACGCACCCCACCACGCCTTTGTCGACAATGAAATGCTGCGAGCCAATCGCGAGCATTTGTTTTCGGTGTTGCGCGACATCGTATACACTCATTCCAGCCCGCTGTTCACCGAAGCCAAGCGGCATCCTCGGCCGGAAGATTTGACCAATATGGTGTTCCACATTCTGCGTAATGCGCGGGTGCTGCAACCAGGGCGGCAGCCAGACATGGTGGTGTGTTGGGGTGGCCATTCCATCAGCCATGAAGAATACCAATACAGCAAAGAAGTGGGCCACCAACTGGGCCTGCGGGAACTGAGTATTTGCACCGGCTGCGGCCCCGGCGCCATGAAGGGCCCGATGAAAGGAGCCACCATAGGCCACGCCAAGCAGCGAGTAAAAGACGGCCGCTACATTGGCATTACCGAGCCCGGTATCATCGGCGCCGAAGCACCCAATCCGATTGTGAACGAACTGGTGATCATGCCGGATATAGAAAAACGCCTGGAAGCCTTTGTACGCCTTGGCCACGGCGTGATCGTATTCCCCGGTGGAGTTGGCACAGCAGAAGAAATTCTTTACCTTTTGGGTATTCTGCTGCACCCAGACAATGCCGACATTCCCTTCCCGGTGGTATTTACCGGCAGGCGCGAGAACGCTGATTATTTTGAAATGATAGACAAGTTTATCCGCAATGCCCTGGGTGACGACGCCGCGAAGCGCTATGAAATCATCATTGACGATCCGGTGCGGGTAGCGCGCACCATGAAACTTGGCATGCAAGAGGTCGAGACCTTCCGCCGCGCCATGCAAGACGCCTACTATTTCAACTGGACCCTGAAAATCGATCCAGTGTTCCAGCTGCCATTCGAGCCAGACCACGCCAATATGCGCGCGTTGGCGCTGCATCGCGATCAGCCGGTACACATGATTGCGGCCAATCTGCGTAAAGCCTTCAGCGGCATTGTTGCGGGTAATGTGAAAGAGGAAGGCGTTCGGAAGGTGCAGGCCCATGGCCCGTTTGAAATTGCGGGCGACCCCAGCCTGATTCAGCCTTTGGAAGCGATGCTGGAACAGTTTGTGGCTCAAAACCGGATGAAACTACCCGGCACTTCGGCTTATCGACCAAGTTACCGGATTATCAACAGGGCGTAG
- a CDS encoding histone deacetylase family protein encodes MKAFFHPAQDQHSPQSYFTRGQMRQPQEVADRTREMLAGLKASGIPVLHPADQGAGPIGKVHDLSYLRFLESAHRRWKAMGDDWGDEVMSNIFVHSPNALKGVLAEAARYQADGSSPIGEHTWDAAYWSAQTALGAADALMAGEHTTYAVCRPPGHHARRAAAGGFCYLNNAAIAAERLRSRYQRVAILDTDMHHGQGIQEIFYNRSDVLYVSVHGDPTNFYPVVAGYEEERGEGEGYGYNINLPMPHGSDEEYFFSKVEEALTAMKLYQPDVIVLALGFDIYKDDPQAKVSVSSEGFCRLGSHIRQLGLPTVTVQEGGYDLDTLSHNVQQFFKGLTG; translated from the coding sequence ATGAAAGCATTTTTTCACCCCGCACAAGATCAGCACAGCCCACAGTCGTACTTCACTCGCGGCCAAATGCGCCAACCGCAAGAGGTTGCAGACCGCACCCGGGAAATGTTGGCGGGCCTGAAGGCCAGCGGTATTCCGGTGCTGCATCCGGCTGACCAGGGCGCGGGCCCCATTGGCAAGGTGCACGATCTGAGTTATCTACGCTTTCTGGAATCTGCCCATCGGCGCTGGAAAGCGATGGGCGATGACTGGGGCGATGAGGTCATGTCCAACATTTTTGTGCACAGCCCCAACGCGCTGAAAGGCGTTCTGGCAGAGGCCGCACGTTACCAGGCCGACGGTAGCAGCCCCATTGGCGAGCACACCTGGGACGCCGCCTACTGGTCGGCACAGACCGCCCTGGGCGCGGCCGACGCATTGATGGCAGGGGAGCACACCACCTACGCGGTATGCCGCCCACCGGGCCATCACGCCCGCCGCGCCGCTGCCGGCGGCTTCTGCTATCTGAATAACGCGGCGATTGCGGCCGAGCGCCTGCGCAGCCGTTATCAGCGCGTAGCCATACTCGACACCGACATGCACCACGGCCAGGGCATTCAAGAGATTTTCTACAACCGCAGCGACGTGCTTTACGTTTCGGTGCACGGCGACCCCACCAACTTCTACCCGGTGGTGGCCGGTTACGAAGAAGAACGCGGCGAAGGCGAAGGCTACGGTTACAACATCAACCTACCCATGCCCCACGGCTCTGATGAAGAGTATTTTTTCAGCAAAGTGGAAGAAGCTCTGACCGCGATGAAGCTGTACCAGCCGGATGTTATTGTACTGGCCTTGGGCTTCGATATTTACAAGGACGACCCGCAAGCCAAGGTGTCGGTGTCCAGCGAGGGCTTCTGTCGTTTGGGCAGCCACATTCGCCAACTGGGCCTGCCCACAGTGACCGTGCAGGAAGGTGGCTATGATTTAGACACCCTGAGTCACAACGTGCAGCAATTTTTTAAGGGCCTGACTGGCTAA